In one Hymenobacter sp. DG25B genomic region, the following are encoded:
- a CDS encoding OmpA family protein: MSQNLLELVENYFSSDTVHQTSTALGESESSIGTALRSVIPLALAALFGRAQQPGGAAEVFGMARQAHSTGILGNLGDLLGGMSRGSTATADTDGALLNRGAELLRSVLGSHYTTAVEQVGQQAGVKSSSINSLLSMAVPVGLGLMGRHAAQNNLDEAGFGTYLNSQRGSIAGALSRLPGGLGNMLAGLGLGAAGTAASVGNAVTGAAHNVGNTMSAAAHNTQDAARGAGYVPERAATPSRWPWLLLAVLALAALWYFMRGCNREPDAVDTTTTEAPMDTTTRMAPATTATGRYDEATGNYIYDTGSTTEIKLSDGTVLNVGANSTEARLYNFLNDANMTVSDDKTQGWFSLDRVYFNTGKSTLTAESQAQLKNMAAILKAFPNAAIKFGGYTDNVGKADMNLTLSADRANAARKALMNNGIDAGRVAAEGYGQEHPIASNDTPEGRAQNRRVDVRVTKK; encoded by the coding sequence ATGAGCCAGAACTTACTGGAGCTTGTTGAAAATTATTTCAGCAGCGACACCGTGCACCAGACCAGCACTGCGCTGGGCGAAAGTGAAAGTAGTATTGGTACAGCTTTGCGTAGCGTCATTCCCCTGGCTCTGGCGGCCCTGTTTGGTCGCGCCCAGCAGCCCGGCGGCGCAGCCGAGGTATTTGGGATGGCTCGCCAGGCGCACAGCACCGGCATTCTGGGTAACCTGGGCGACTTGCTGGGCGGTATGAGCCGGGGCAGCACCGCCACAGCCGATACTGATGGGGCCCTGTTAAACCGCGGAGCCGAATTGTTGCGCTCCGTATTAGGCAGCCACTATACCACTGCGGTAGAGCAGGTAGGGCAGCAGGCCGGCGTAAAAAGTTCTTCTATTAATAGCCTGCTAAGTATGGCGGTGCCGGTAGGGCTGGGCCTAATGGGCCGCCATGCCGCGCAGAATAATTTAGATGAAGCAGGTTTCGGTACCTACCTGAATAGTCAGCGTGGGAGTATTGCCGGGGCGTTAAGCCGCTTGCCCGGCGGGCTGGGGAATATGCTGGCCGGCCTGGGGCTGGGCGCTGCCGGTACTGCCGCCAGTGTAGGAAATGCCGTAACCGGTGCTGCCCACAACGTAGGCAATACCATGTCGGCCGCTGCCCACAACACGCAGGATGCCGCCCGGGGGGCAGGGTACGTGCCCGAGCGCGCCGCCACGCCTTCCCGCTGGCCCTGGCTGCTGCTGGCCGTGCTGGCTTTGGCCGCGTTGTGGTACTTTATGCGCGGCTGCAACCGGGAGCCGGACGCGGTTGATACAACCACAACTGAAGCGCCTATGGATACCACCACCCGGATGGCGCCCGCTACTACCGCTACCGGGCGCTACGATGAGGCTACCGGCAACTACATCTATGATACCGGCTCCACCACGGAAATCAAGCTGTCAGATGGCACCGTACTGAACGTAGGCGCCAACTCCACCGAAGCCCGCCTGTACAACTTCCTCAACGACGCCAACATGACGGTGAGCGACGACAAGACGCAGGGCTGGTTTAGCCTGGACCGGGTGTATTTCAACACCGGCAAGTCTACGCTCACGGCCGAATCGCAGGCGCAGCTGAAGAACATGGCGGCCATACTGAAGGCCTTCCCCAACGCGGCCATCAAATTCGGCGGCTATACTGATAATGTTGGTAAGGCTGATATGAACCTGACTCTCAGCGCCGACCGGGCCAACGCTGCCCGCAAAGCCCTGATGAATAACGGTATTGACGCCGGCCGCGTGGCGGCCGAGGGCTACGGCCAGGAGCACCCCATAGCCTCCAATGATACCCCCGAAGGCCGCGCTCAGAACCGCCGGGTAGACGTGCGCGTGACGAAAAAATAA
- the nuoL gene encoding NADH-quinone oxidoreductase subunit L, with the protein MQETVIPAAGAPYSALLYVLIPLLPFLGFLINGLLNRRLSGTVAGFIGSATVLCSFLISVLLFWEFQHPTAQWIAPGATAHQAYTVQLFDWISVGSLQIPFSYQIDQLSLIMLLLVTGVGFLIHVYSIGYMHHDENVGKFFSFLNLFVFSMLVLVLGANFVILFIGWEGVGLCSYLLIGFWNKNTSYNNAAKKAFIINRIGDLGFLLGIFLIYLTFDSVQYAEVFQKASALQIGTMTVTAITLLLFVGAAGKSAQLPLYTWLPDAMAGPTPVSALIHAATMVTAGIYMILRANVLFTLAPHTLEVIAIIGAATALFAATIGLAQNDIKKVLAYSTVSQLGYMFLALGVMGYSTSLFHVLTHAFFKALMFLGAGSVIHAMSNEQDMRRMGGLRKALPITFITFLIGCLAIAGIPPFAGFFSKDEILLHVYEHNKVLYAVGLFTAFLTAFYMFRLLFLTFFGEFRGTEEQKHHLHESPASMTLPLIILAILAAVGGFMNAPLVLGKGYLADYLAPLFAYSQKLNPAAFGAEVDHATEYMLIGLSVGAGLLGIILAYVQYVSRGVRPVEDGESRGFLENLIYHKYYIDELYNALIVRPIMWLSRGLYRFVENGIIDPIVNGFGRVTMGGGQLLRYVQTGSVETYLILMVVGIVLVLALNFVKF; encoded by the coding sequence ATGCAAGAAACTGTTATACCCGCTGCCGGCGCCCCGTACTCTGCTTTGCTGTACGTGCTCATTCCGCTGTTGCCGTTCCTGGGCTTCCTGATTAACGGCCTGCTCAACCGCCGGCTCTCCGGCACCGTGGCCGGCTTCATCGGCAGCGCCACCGTACTGTGCTCCTTCCTGATTTCAGTCCTGCTGTTCTGGGAGTTTCAGCACCCCACGGCCCAGTGGATTGCCCCCGGCGCTACTGCCCACCAGGCCTACACGGTGCAGCTGTTCGACTGGATTTCCGTCGGCTCCCTACAGATTCCTTTCTCCTACCAGATTGACCAGCTCAGCCTGATTATGCTGCTGCTGGTAACGGGCGTGGGCTTCCTGATTCACGTGTACAGCATCGGGTACATGCACCACGATGAGAACGTGGGCAAGTTCTTCTCCTTTCTGAACCTGTTCGTTTTCTCAATGCTGGTGCTGGTGCTGGGCGCCAACTTCGTGATTCTGTTTATCGGCTGGGAAGGCGTGGGGCTCTGTTCCTATCTGCTTATCGGCTTCTGGAACAAGAACACCAGCTACAACAACGCCGCCAAGAAAGCCTTCATTATCAACCGCATCGGTGACCTGGGCTTCCTGCTCGGCATCTTCCTGATTTACCTCACCTTCGACTCGGTGCAGTACGCCGAGGTATTCCAGAAGGCCAGCGCCTTGCAGATTGGCACCATGACCGTGACGGCCATTACGCTGCTGCTGTTCGTGGGTGCCGCCGGTAAATCGGCTCAGCTGCCGCTCTACACCTGGTTGCCCGATGCTATGGCCGGCCCCACCCCGGTTTCGGCACTGATTCACGCCGCCACCATGGTAACGGCGGGTATCTACATGATTCTGCGCGCCAACGTGCTCTTCACACTGGCTCCCCATACGCTGGAAGTTATTGCCATTATTGGGGCGGCCACGGCGCTGTTTGCCGCTACTATTGGTCTGGCACAGAACGATATTAAGAAGGTGCTGGCTTACTCCACCGTGTCGCAGCTGGGTTATATGTTCCTGGCGCTGGGCGTTATGGGGTACAGCACCAGCCTGTTCCATGTGCTTACCCACGCCTTCTTCAAGGCGCTGATGTTCCTGGGCGCGGGCTCCGTGATTCACGCCATGAGCAATGAGCAGGACATGCGCCGCATGGGTGGCCTGCGCAAGGCGCTGCCTATCACCTTTATTACCTTCCTGATTGGCTGCCTGGCCATTGCCGGTATTCCGCCCTTCGCGGGCTTCTTCTCGAAAGATGAAATCCTGCTGCACGTGTACGAGCATAACAAAGTGCTGTACGCCGTGGGCCTGTTCACCGCTTTCCTGACGGCCTTCTATATGTTCCGTCTGCTGTTCCTCACCTTCTTCGGCGAGTTCCGGGGCACCGAGGAGCAGAAGCACCACCTGCACGAATCACCGGCCAGCATGACGCTGCCGCTCATTATCCTAGCTATTCTGGCCGCCGTGGGTGGTTTCATGAATGCGCCGCTGGTGCTGGGCAAAGGCTACCTAGCCGACTACCTCGCTCCCCTCTTTGCTTACTCACAGAAGCTGAACCCGGCTGCTTTCGGTGCCGAGGTTGACCATGCTACGGAGTACATGCTCATTGGGCTTTCCGTGGGTGCCGGCTTGCTGGGCATTATCCTGGCCTACGTGCAGTACGTGAGCCGCGGCGTGCGCCCAGTGGAAGATGGTGAGTCGCGCGGCTTCCTCGAAAACCTGATTTACCACAAGTACTACATCGACGAGCTGTATAATGCTCTGATCGTGCGCCCCATCATGTGGCTCTCGCGGGGTCTCTACCGCTTCGTGGAAAACGGCATCATCGACCCAATTGTCAACGGCTTCGGCCGCGTGACTATGGGCGGCGGACAGCTGCTACGCTACGTGCAAACCGGCTCCGTGGAAACCTACCTCATCCTGATGGTGGTGGGTATCGTGCTGGTACTGGCGCTGAACTTCGTGAAATTCTAA
- a CDS encoding S41 family peptidase produces the protein MRDNGGGHSGYELAGHFLRERRLVNYKALRQPGGYEQFGAEQAFYVNPTTGPRFLGLLVVLTSDQTASAAEDLTISLARRPRTTLVGTATKGMLSDMHSIRLPNGLDVTLSNQRYTTPDGQLLEDTGVQPTVAVKNTLAELQQQRDAVLQRALSEAQQLLKK, from the coding sequence CTGCGCGACAACGGCGGCGGGCACAGCGGCTACGAGCTGGCCGGGCACTTCCTCCGGGAGCGCCGCCTGGTGAACTACAAAGCCCTGCGCCAGCCTGGCGGTTACGAGCAGTTTGGCGCGGAACAGGCCTTCTACGTAAATCCGACAACCGGCCCGCGCTTTCTGGGCCTGCTGGTGGTCCTCACCAGCGACCAGACTGCCAGCGCTGCCGAAGACCTAACCATTTCGCTGGCCCGGCGCCCGCGCACCACGCTGGTGGGCACCGCCACCAAGGGCATGCTTTCCGATATGCACAGCATACGCCTGCCTAACGGCCTGGACGTTACCCTTTCGAACCAACGCTACACCACCCCCGACGGACAGCTGCTGGAAGACACAGGCGTGCAGCCCACCGTAGCCGTGAAAAACACGCTGGCCGAGCTGCAACAGCAGCGCGACGCGGTGCTGCAACGGGCACTTTCTGAAGCGCAGCAGTTACTTAAAAAGTAA
- a CDS encoding NuoM family protein, producing MLTVLLLLWPLAAALLLHFFKGRAARVAALGAALIEFALAVYAAVSFNGNNTAQLSFNHDWIASAGINFHVGMDGLSLLLVLLTAFLVPIILLSAFRRNFENESAFYALVLFMQTGLIGVFTAQDAFLFYFFWEVALIPIYFLAGIWGGVNRARVTFKFFLYTIVGSLFMLAGFVYLYFQTGPAANGLAAHNSELASFYNLNLPAETQSWLFWLIFAAFAVKMPIFPFHTWQPDTYTEAPAPATMLLSGIMLKMGIYGTMRWLLPVVPMGVSQWQNLVLILSIIGIIYGAIIAIRQQDMKRLIAYSSLSHVGLMAAGVFSLTQIGLQGASIQMLAHGINVVGMFFIADAIERRTGTRLIPDLGGLTRQAPVLTVCFLVLLLGIVALPLTNGFVGEFLLLAGVYQYNAWMGAVAGVTIILGAVYLLRMFQRVMLGPDSAHTATFTDLTGAELALLVPLIVLVFWIGLFPNTFLHLSEGSVLNILNEVVKR from the coding sequence ATGCTCACTGTCCTTCTTTTACTCTGGCCCTTGGCGGCCGCCCTGCTGCTGCACTTCTTCAAAGGCCGTGCGGCCCGGGTGGCGGCGCTGGGCGCAGCCCTCATTGAATTTGCGCTGGCGGTTTACGCGGCTGTTTCATTCAACGGCAACAATACCGCGCAACTCTCCTTCAACCACGACTGGATTGCCTCCGCGGGCATCAACTTCCACGTGGGTATGGATGGCCTGAGCCTCCTACTGGTACTGCTGACAGCTTTCCTGGTGCCAATTATTCTGCTGAGTGCCTTCCGCCGCAACTTCGAGAATGAGTCGGCTTTTTATGCGCTGGTGCTGTTTATGCAGACCGGCCTGATTGGCGTATTCACGGCTCAGGATGCTTTCCTGTTCTACTTCTTCTGGGAAGTAGCCCTGATTCCGATTTACTTCTTGGCCGGCATCTGGGGCGGCGTTAACCGGGCCCGCGTCACCTTCAAGTTCTTCCTCTACACTATTGTTGGCTCGCTGTTTATGCTGGCGGGCTTTGTGTACCTGTATTTCCAGACTGGCCCTGCGGCTAACGGCCTTGCGGCGCATAACTCGGAACTGGCCTCGTTCTATAACCTGAACCTGCCGGCCGAAACCCAATCCTGGCTGTTCTGGCTGATTTTCGCGGCCTTCGCCGTGAAGATGCCCATCTTCCCCTTCCACACCTGGCAGCCTGATACCTACACCGAGGCCCCGGCCCCGGCTACCATGCTGCTCTCGGGCATTATGCTGAAGATGGGTATCTACGGCACTATGCGCTGGCTGCTGCCGGTGGTACCCATGGGCGTGAGTCAGTGGCAGAATCTGGTTTTGATTCTCTCCATCATCGGCATCATCTACGGCGCTATCATTGCCATTCGTCAGCAGGACATGAAGCGCCTGATTGCCTATTCGTCCCTCTCGCACGTGGGACTGATGGCGGCCGGCGTATTCTCGCTCACACAAATCGGCCTGCAGGGCGCCAGCATTCAGATGCTGGCCCACGGCATCAACGTGGTAGGTATGTTCTTCATTGCTGACGCCATTGAGCGCCGCACCGGCACCCGCCTTATTCCTGATCTGGGCGGCCTCACGCGCCAGGCTCCTGTTCTCACGGTTTGCTTCCTGGTGCTGCTGCTGGGCATCGTAGCCTTACCACTCACCAACGGCTTTGTGGGTGAATTTCTGCTGCTGGCCGGCGTGTACCAGTACAACGCCTGGATGGGCGCCGTAGCCGGTGTTACCATCATTCTGGGGGCGGTGTACCTGCTGCGCATGTTCCAGCGCGTGATGCTGGGCCCCGACTCCGCGCACACTGCTACCTTCACCGACCTGACCGGCGCCGAGCTGGCCCTGCTGGTGCCGCTCATAGTACTGGTTTTCTGGATTGGCCTGTTCCCGAACACCTTCCTGCACCTGTCGGAAGGCAGCGTGCTGAATATTCTGAACGAGGTAGTAAAACGCTAA
- a CDS encoding 3'-5' exonuclease: MQILHKVSLDQLFVLDIETVPCVGCHDELNDMLRLLWEHKCHALRREKGWHSSAADVTEMPDHLHPSSLFEQAGIYAEFGKVVCISVGCFFFDKEEERWRFRVKSFADHDEKTMLRDFAALLARKPNYLLCAHNGKEFDFPYLGRRLLINGLQLPPQLDVAGKKPWEINHLDTMELWKFGDRKSFTSLALLAAMFGIPTPKDDISGADVARVYYNEKDLPRIVHYCQKDIITTARVLQKFRGDEPFGDEAVVYADEVAAVMRRV, encoded by the coding sequence ATGCAGATTCTGCACAAAGTTTCCCTTGATCAGCTCTTCGTTCTCGATATTGAAACCGTGCCCTGCGTAGGCTGCCACGATGAGCTGAATGATATGCTGCGGCTATTGTGGGAGCATAAGTGCCACGCCCTGCGCCGGGAAAAAGGCTGGCACTCCAGCGCCGCCGACGTCACGGAAATGCCCGACCACCTGCATCCGTCTTCCTTGTTTGAGCAGGCCGGCATTTATGCCGAGTTTGGGAAAGTGGTGTGTATTTCCGTGGGCTGCTTCTTTTTTGATAAAGAGGAAGAGCGGTGGCGCTTCCGGGTGAAAAGCTTCGCCGACCACGACGAGAAAACCATGCTGCGCGATTTTGCCGCCCTACTGGCCCGCAAGCCCAATTACCTGCTGTGCGCCCACAACGGCAAGGAATTCGACTTCCCCTACCTGGGCCGGCGTCTGCTGATCAACGGCCTGCAGCTGCCGCCGCAGCTGGATGTGGCCGGCAAAAAGCCCTGGGAAATCAACCACCTGGATACCATGGAGCTCTGGAAGTTCGGCGACCGGAAATCCTTTACCTCGTTGGCCCTACTGGCTGCCATGTTTGGCATTCCCACGCCCAAAGACGACATCAGCGGGGCCGATGTAGCCCGGGTGTATTACAACGAGAAGGACCTGCCCCGTATCGTACACTATTGCCAGAAGGATATTATCACCACGGCCCGCGTGTTGCAGAAATTCCGGGGCGATGAGCCCTTCGGGGATGAAGCCGTAGTATATGCTGATGAGGTGGCAGCCGTAATGCGCCGCGTCTGA
- a CDS encoding NADH-quinone oxidoreductase subunit N, whose amino-acid sequence MNSIILLSVLGLANLFLGFLRSNRLLLPAAMLMLAVVFGVNFIDWNAGTQTFFSGMLVIDNFSVAFTGIVVLTALLLIPFSQKYVRDGEANLAEYYSLLLFSLVGAIMMVSYNHLLMLFLGIEILSVAMYVLAGSDKRNLRSNEAALKYFLMGAFFTGVLLFGMALVYGATGTFELNKIGQAVLMPTNASLTPMLYIGMLLMLMGIGFKVSAAPFHFWTPDVYEGTPTFFAAFMSTVVKTAGFAAFLKLLVQAFPAASAVGIWLPTLTAMCVLTLLIGNIGAVAQASVKRMLAYSSVSHAGYLLIGLVAFNGQLQGASANGIFFYSLAYSVATVAAFGVLKLVADARQREDYNGLNGLAKTNPLLAFVMTVAMLSLAGIPLTGGFFGKFFIFSAAVENDYIWLVVFAVVMSMVSIYYYLRPIIAMYMRDADADTAEPVFVGGFQSAALLLLALLTVVLGVLPGLVSGIL is encoded by the coding sequence ATGAATTCCATCATTCTACTTTCCGTTCTGGGCCTCGCGAATCTGTTTCTCGGGTTCCTGCGCTCCAACCGGCTCCTGCTGCCCGCGGCTATGCTCATGCTGGCCGTGGTGTTCGGAGTAAACTTCATCGACTGGAACGCCGGTACCCAGACCTTTTTCAGCGGTATGCTGGTCATCGATAATTTCTCGGTGGCTTTCACTGGTATTGTCGTGCTCACGGCGCTGCTGCTGATACCCTTTTCCCAGAAATACGTGCGCGACGGCGAAGCCAACCTGGCCGAGTACTACTCGCTGCTGCTGTTCTCGCTGGTGGGCGCCATCATGATGGTGAGCTACAACCACCTGCTCATGCTGTTCCTGGGTATCGAAATCCTGAGCGTGGCTATGTACGTGCTGGCCGGCTCTGATAAGCGCAATCTGCGCTCCAACGAAGCCGCCCTGAAGTATTTCCTGATGGGCGCATTCTTCACCGGCGTGCTGCTCTTTGGTATGGCGCTGGTATATGGTGCTACCGGCACGTTTGAGCTGAATAAAATTGGGCAAGCGGTGCTGATGCCAACCAACGCCTCGCTCACGCCCATGCTCTACATCGGCATGCTGCTGATGCTGATGGGTATTGGCTTTAAAGTATCGGCGGCGCCGTTCCACTTCTGGACGCCCGATGTGTACGAGGGCACGCCTACTTTCTTCGCCGCCTTTATGAGCACGGTGGTGAAAACCGCTGGTTTCGCGGCTTTCCTGAAGCTGTTGGTGCAGGCTTTCCCGGCTGCCTCGGCGGTGGGTATCTGGCTGCCCACGCTCACGGCTATGTGCGTACTCACGCTGCTCATCGGTAACATAGGCGCAGTGGCCCAGGCCAGCGTGAAGCGGATGCTGGCCTACTCCAGCGTATCGCACGCCGGCTATCTGCTGATTGGTCTGGTGGCTTTCAACGGGCAGTTGCAGGGTGCTTCCGCCAACGGTATTTTCTTCTATTCGCTGGCGTACTCAGTAGCTACGGTGGCCGCCTTCGGGGTGCTGAAACTGGTGGCCGATGCCCGCCAGCGCGAGGACTACAACGGCCTGAACGGCCTGGCCAAAACCAATCCGCTGCTGGCGTTTGTGATGACGGTGGCCATGCTTTCCCTGGCCGGCATTCCGCTCACGGGTGGCTTCTTCGGCAAGTTCTTCATCTTCTCAGCGGCTGTGGAGAATGACTATATCTGGCTGGTGGTGTTTGCCGTGGTTATGTCGATGGTAAGCATTTACTACTACCTGCGCCCCATCATTGCCATGTACATGCGCGATGCAGACGCGGATACCGCCGAACCTGTTTTCGTGGGCGGCTTCCAGTCGGCCGCGCTGCTGTTGCTGGCCTTGCTGACGGTAGTGCTGGGTGTGCTGCCCGGCCTGGTAAGCGGTATTTTGTAA
- the nuoK gene encoding NADH-quinone oxidoreductase subunit NuoK — MDQNIPQVIQTVPLQYYVFFATALFSIGVLGVLTRRNAIIIFMCVELMLNAVNVLLTAFSAYRADPNGQVFVFFIMAVAAAEVAVGLAIIVMIYRNLQNTDVNLLNRLKF; from the coding sequence ATGGACCAGAACATACCGCAGGTCATCCAAACGGTTCCTCTTCAGTACTACGTCTTCTTCGCTACTGCCCTGTTTTCTATTGGCGTGCTGGGCGTACTCACCCGGCGCAATGCCATTATCATCTTTATGTGCGTGGAGCTGATGCTCAACGCCGTAAACGTGCTGCTGACGGCCTTCTCCGCCTACCGCGCCGACCCCAACGGACAGGTATTCGTGTTCTTCATTATGGCCGTGGCCGCGGCCGAAGTGGCGGTGGGCTTGGCTATTATTGTAATGATTTACCGGAACCTGCAGAATACTGACGTTAATCTGCTTAACCGCCTGAAGTTCTGA